GACAGGCGCGCCAATGTCAGGGACGCGGCGGATGTGTTCAATATCCGGCTCGATGAACAGGGAAACGCGGATGTTGGCGGCATTCAAGCGCTGGGTAGCACTACGGATACGTTCAAACTGGCCGATCACGTCCAGCCCACCTTCGGTGGTGAGTTCCTCGCGCTTTTCCGGCACCACGCAGCAATCGTTGGGCATGACATCGCAGGCAATTCCAACCATTTCATCCGTAGCGGCCAGCTCCAGATTCAGGCGGCGGGTGCACAGCTTGCGGATGGCGTAAGCGTCAGCATCCTGAATGTGACGGCGGTCTTCGCGCAGGTGGATGGTGATGGCATGCGCGCCCGCGTCTTCCACCTGCCGCACGGCTTCCAGCAAATCGGGGTATGGCGTGCCACGCGCCTGGCGAATAGTGGCGATGTGGTCGATGTTGACGCCGAGTTCGATGTTATTCATTGAGCAATTGTCTCGCATTCAGGGTTTTGCCTTTCAGCAACATCTGGATCAGGTGGTCGAGCGTGTGGCGCAGTTCCTTGCGCTGTTCGGCGCTCATGGCTTCTGGTTCGCGCAGGGCAATCAGCAGGCCACCGGAAACCGGGATGCCCTTGCCTTCGCCTGCATCCGGGTACAAACCGTGTTCAGGGCGGAAACGATAACGCACCAGCGGCAGTATGTCATGCCCGTCCGCATCGTCGTGCCACAGGTTCAGAACATAGCCCGCCATGGCCAGCACGTCCAG
The sequence above is drawn from the Thiothrix nivea DSM 5205 genome and encodes:
- the pdxJ gene encoding pyridoxine 5'-phosphate synthase, producing MNNIELGVNIDHIATIRQARGTPYPDLLEAVRQVEDAGAHAITIHLREDRRHIQDADAYAIRKLCTRRLNLELAATDEMVGIACDVMPNDCCVVPEKREELTTEGGLDVIGQFERIRSATQRLNAANIRVSLFIEPDIEHIRRVPDIGAPVIELHTGTYANAVGEAKQCEFERIRVATEFAHDLGIQVNAGHGLDYQNTQAIAAIPHIRELNIGHAMVARAIFVGIRQATVEMLELMQAARNPSPASPYQGRG